The window GGGTTCACCGTTCGAGCGCGTGGTGCCGTGGATACTGCCGCTCCTCATCGTCTTCGCCTGGAGACGTCCCGCCCATGCATGATGTCATCATCATCGGCGCAGGCTTTTCCGGGCTGGAGGCGGCGCGCCGCCTCGCGCCCGGCCATGATGTCGTGGTGCTGGAAGCGCGCGAACGGGCGGGCGGGCGCGTCCTGTCCCACAGCTTTGCCAATGGTGACGGGACCGATCTCGGCGGCCAGTGGGTCGGCCCCGGTCAGGACCGGCTCTACGGCCTGATTGCCGAGATGGGCTTTGCCACCTATCCGCTCTGGGATGAGGGCGATCATCTGGTCAAGGCCGGGCGCCTCAAACGCTATCGCGGCACCATTCCCAATCTCCCCATCCCGGTCCTGCTCGATCTCAACAACGCACTCTCACGTTTTGAAAAGATGGCGCGCCAGCTCGATCCCGCTGCACCATGGACGCACCCCAAAGCGCACATATGGGACCGGATAACGGTTGCGGACTTCCTCCGCCGCCATACGCTTACAGCCCGCGCACGCGAGATGTTCACCATCGGCATCGGGGCGGTGTTCTGCGCCGAGCCGCACGAGCTGTCGCTTCTCCATGCGCTCTTCTACGCCCGCTCTGGCGGCTCGCTGGATGCGCTCCTGTCGGTCTCCGGCGGGGCGCAGCAAGACCGGGTGCATGGCGGCATGGGCGGGCTTGCCAGCGCTCTGGCCGCCTCTCTGGGCGATTGTGTGCGCTATGGCGAGCCGGTGCAGGAAATCGGCTGGGACAAGGATAGCGCGACCGTCATCACCAGCCGCCAGAGCTGGCGCGCGAAACGCGTAGTCCTTGCCGTCCCGCCCTCTCAGGCGCTGGGCAT is drawn from Glycocaulis alkaliphilus and contains these coding sequences:
- a CDS encoding flavin monoamine oxidase family protein, translating into MHDVIIIGAGFSGLEAARRLAPGHDVVVLEARERAGGRVLSHSFANGDGTDLGGQWVGPGQDRLYGLIAEMGFATYPLWDEGDHLVKAGRLKRYRGTIPNLPIPVLLDLNNALSRFEKMARQLDPAAPWTHPKAHIWDRITVADFLRRHTLTARAREMFTIGIGAVFCAEPHELSLLHALFYARSGGSLDALLSVSGGAQQDRVHGGMGGLASALAASLGDCVRYGEPVQEIGWDKDSATVITSRQSWRAKRVVLAVPPSQALGIRFDPALPSNRDALWRRMPAGACIKCVAQYERPFWRERGLSGQAVGGNLAVRVTFDNTEKGKDAGLLLGFIEGEEARRWSQVPAATRREAVLEAFADFFGPEARSPIDYADKDWTSDPWTRGCYASILGPGVWTTLGKGLREAIGPIHVAGTETATYGFGYIEGALEAGARAAGEVAKALGR